Proteins encoded together in one Xiphophorus maculatus strain JP 163 A chromosome 13, X_maculatus-5.0-male, whole genome shotgun sequence window:
- the ints3 gene encoding integrator complex subunit 3, producing MEPAPAKAKPQGRLLVSTQLDAKDELEERLERCVVIVQALTNGLSEREANDALTANVCKGQQQHEEVCLGLFTLVLTEPSQAQRCYRDLTLVNRDGMNIVLVKINQILMEKFLKLQDNPRTQLVWLVRELVKSGVIGADGVIMTLLKQIAGGDISAKNIWLAESVLDILLDQKEWVLKSGMLIAMSVYTYLRLIVDHGTPNLLPLRQKEVDFCISMLREKFMECLIIGRDLVRLLQNVARIPEMELLWRDLLHNPQALSPQFTGILQLLTARTSRKFLACRLTPDMETKLLFMTSRVRFGQQKRYQDWFQRQYLSTAESQSLRCDLIRYICGVVHPSNEVLSSDILPRWAIIGWLLTTCTSNVAASNAKLALFYDWLFFNPEKDSIMNIEPAILVMHHSMKPHPAITATLLDFMCRIIPHFFPPLESQVRQGVFNSLNFIMEKRVLAHLAPLFDNPKLDRELRSMLRERFPEFCSPPSPPTEVKMEEAVSMEMDNHVLDKEEGCYDHTEAAFSDDEEEVNNKGKKREFRFHPIKEAVVEEPADITPWLDQLDDTMKEKVQQIQKTSDTETQCEVMQEVVDLIMEDDFDTEQMSALASCLAELFKDHFRGEVLPEEITEESLEESVSKPVCLIFRNLVTMQEDNSGFSVLLDMLAELYQKQPKIGYHLLYYLKASKAANGKMMLYESFAQATALGDLHTCLMMDMKACQEDDVRLLCYLTPSIYSEFPDETLRSGELLNMIVAVIDSMQLQELMCHVMMGNLVMFRKDSVLNILIQSLEWETFEQYSTWQLFLAHSIPLETIIPILQHLKYKEHPEALSCLLLQLRREKPSEEMVKMVLSRPCHPEDQFTTSILRHWASKYDDTLGEHIKAQLIKNNNQPRKRQSLRSSSSKLAQLTLEQILEHLDNLRLSLSNMKNNFFTQTPILQALQHVQASCDEAHKMRFSDLFALAEEYEDSQAKPLKSRRKAPASSPRSRKGVAPPTNNEEESASSSASEEEDSKPKAPKRKRKGSSAVGSDSD from the exons ATGGAGCCTGCACCGGCAAAGGCGAAGCCACAGGGCCGGCTCCTGGTGTCCACCCAGCTGGATGCTAAAGACGAGTTAGAGGAG AGATTGGAACGGTGTGTTGTGATCGTCCAGGCACTGACCAATGGGCTGTCAGAACGGGAAGCCAACGATGCACTCACTGCCAAC GTGTGTAAaggccagcagcagcatgagGAGGTCTGTCTGGGTCTGTTCACCCTGGTCCTCACAGAGCCGAGCCAGGCCCAGAGG TGCTACAGAGATCTGACGCTGGTCAACAGAGACGGGATGAACATAGTGCTGGTAAAAATCAACCAGATCCTGATGGAGAAGTTCCTCAAACTGCAGGACAATCCCAGAACGCAG CTGGTGTGGCTGGTCAGGGAACTGGTGAAGAGTGGAGTAATTGGAGCGGACGGCGTCATCATGACTCTTCTGAAGCAGATAGCAG GCGGAGACATTTCCGCTAAGAACATCTGGTTGGCTGAGAGCGTCCTGGACATCCTGCTCGACCAAAA GGAGTGGGTGTTGAAGAGCGGGATGTTAATAGCGATGTCGGTGTACACCTACCTCCGTCTGATTGTGGATCACGGCACGCCGAACCTGCTGCCTCTGCGCCAGAAAGAAGTGGACTTCTGCATCAGCATGCTGCGGGAAAAG TTCATGGAGTGCCTCATCATCGGCAGAGATCTGGTTCGTCTGCTGCAGAATGTTGCTCGGATCCCGGAAATGGAGCTGCTGTGGCGGGACTTGTTGCACAACCCTCAGGCTCTCAGTCCTCAGTTTACAG GGATCCTCCAGCTCCTGACGGCTCGAACGTCTCGGAAATTCCTTGCCTGTCGACTGACTCCAGACATGGAGACCAAGCTGCTGTTCATGACCTCCAgg GTGCGATTCGGGCAGCAGAAGCGGTACCAGGACTGGTTCCAGAGGCAGTACCTGTCCACAGCGGAGAGCCAGTCGCTGCGCTGCGACCTGATCCGGTACATCTGCGGCGTCGTCCATCCCTCCAACGAGGTGCTGAGCTCCGACATCCTGCCGCGCTGGGCTATCATTGGCTGGCTGCTCACCACCTGCACG TCGAACGTGGCGGCCTCCAACGCCAAGCTGGCCTTGTTTTACGACTGGCTGTTCTTCAACCCAGAGAAAGACAGCATCATGAATATAG AACCAGCCATCCTGGTGATGCATCACTCCATGAAGCCTCATCCTGCCATCACAGCCACACTGCTGGACTTTATGTGCCGG ATCATCCCTCACTTCTTCCCTCCGTTGGAGTCTCAGGTCCGGCAAGGCGTCTTCAATTCACTCAACTTCATCATGGAGAAGAGGGTGCTGGC TCACCTTGCTCCTCTGTTCGATAACCCAAAACTGGACCGAGAGCTTCGCTCGATGCTCAGGGAGCGGTTCCCCGAGTTCTGCAGCCCGCCGTCTCCTCCCACCGAAG TGAAGATGGAGGAGGCGGTTTCCATGGAGATGGACAACCACGTCCTGGACAAGGAAGAGGGCTGCTACGACCACACGGAGGCAGCTTTCAGCGATGACGAGGAGGAAGTCAACAACAAAG GAAAGAAGAGGGAGTTCCGGTTCCATCCAATCAAAGAAGCGGTGGTAGAGGAGCCAGCTGACATCACACCCTGGCTCGACCAATTAGACGACACCATGAAGGAGAAGGTTCAGCAAATTCAGAAGACCAG TGACACGGAGACTCAGTGCGAGGTCATGCAGGAGGTCGTGGATCTAATCATGGAG GACGACTTCGACACGGAGCAGATGTCGGCTCTGGCTTCCTGTCTGGCCGAGCTCTTCAAAGATCACTTCAGAGGGGAGGTTCTCCCCGAGGAGATCACCGAGGA GTCTCTGGAGGAGTCCGTGTCCAAACCCGTCTGCCTGATCTTCAGGAACCTGGTCACCATGCAGGAAGACAACAGCGGCTTCTCGGTGCTGCTGGACATGTTGGCCGAGCTTTACCAGAAGCAGCCGAAGATCGGATACCACCTGCTGTACTACCTGAAGGCCAG CAAAGCGGCGAACGGGAAGATGATGCTGTACGAGTCGTTTGCCCAGGCGACGGCGCTCGGCGACCTGCACACGTGTCTCATGATGGACATGAAGGCGTGTCAGGAGGACGACGTCCGGCTGCTCTGCTACCTCACGCCGTCCATCTACTCCGAG TTTCCAGATGAGACGCTGCGGAGCGGCGAGCTGCTCAACATGATCGTAGCCGTCATCGACTCCATGCAG CTACAGGAGCTGATGTGTCATGTGATGATGGGGAACCTGGTCATGTTCCGGAAAGACTCGGTTCTGAACATCCTCA TTCAGTCACTGGAGTGGGAAACGTTTGAACAGTACAGCACCTGGCAGCTCTTCCTGGCCCACAGCATCCCACTGGAAACCATCATCCCCATCCTACAGCACCTCAAATACAAAG AGCATCCGGAGGCCTTGTcctgtctgctgctgcagctccgcAGAGAAAA GCCAAGTGAGGAAATGGTGAAGATGGTTCTGAGTCGGCCCTGCCACCCAGAGGACCAGTTCACCACCAGCATCCTGCGCCACTGGGCGTCCAAGTACGACGACACGCTGGGGGAACATATCAAGGCTCAGCTGATCAAGAACAACAACCAGCCGCGCAAGAGGCAGAG TCTTCGTAGTTCGAGCAGCAAACTGGCTCAGCTGACCCTGGAACAGATCCTGGAGCACCTGGACAATCTGAGGCTGAGTCTAAGCAACATGAAGAATAACT TCTTCACTCAGACTCCCATCCTTCAGGCTCTGCAGCACGTTCAGGCCAGCTGCGACGAAGCTCACAAGATGAG